A window of the Janthinobacterium agaricidamnosum NBRC 102515 = DSM 9628 genome harbors these coding sequences:
- a CDS encoding cache domain-containing protein: MKLRQKVIFLAITPLILAMCGIALAVRHQAIMLAQQQRATIQQAYLASKEAELKHYVTLASHSIAHLYRSGRKDPATLEEAKRILGALSYGDDGYFFIYDMQGNSLMHPRQPELVGQNLWQLRDASGRLTIQNLLQRAKTGGGFERYNWIKPSSHKPAPKLGYVILMPDWGWMMGTGIYLDDVDDALARVDTQQSGNIRSTMLWIAAIAILSSLALAVSGLALNISELRVADAKLKVLTQRVVESQEEERARLSRDLHDGISQWLVSIKLQIEAGIIRLTGTAEQQAKAQATFERTAEQLNNVLGEVRRISHNLRPAILDDLGLAAALEHLAGEFSDNSRTPVVFRAEGGSEGLSDVANTVLFRIAQEALTNIERHAQASQIVIELSGSPHRVALRIADDGIGFDTDGIALHPKHGIGLRNMMERMEAIGGDLLITSSPSGTVVLARVDLTI; encoded by the coding sequence ATGAAGTTGAGGCAAAAAGTAATCTTCCTGGCAATTACGCCGCTGATACTGGCCATGTGCGGCATCGCGCTGGCGGTGCGGCATCAGGCCATCATGCTGGCGCAGCAGCAGCGGGCCACCATCCAGCAAGCGTATCTGGCCAGCAAGGAAGCCGAGCTGAAACATTATGTGACGCTGGCCAGCCATTCGATCGCCCATTTGTACCGTTCGGGACGCAAGGATCCGGCTACGCTGGAAGAAGCCAAGCGCATCCTCGGCGCGCTCAGTTATGGCGATGACGGCTATTTCTTTATTTACGATATGCAAGGCAATTCTCTGATGCATCCGCGCCAGCCGGAACTGGTCGGCCAGAACCTGTGGCAATTGCGCGATGCCAGCGGCCGCCTGACGATACAGAATTTGTTGCAGCGAGCCAAGACCGGCGGCGGTTTCGAGCGCTATAACTGGATCAAGCCGTCCAGCCACAAGCCGGCGCCGAAACTCGGTTATGTGATACTGATGCCGGACTGGGGCTGGATGATGGGCACCGGCATCTATCTCGACGATGTCGACGATGCCTTGGCGCGGGTCGATACCCAGCAATCGGGCAATATCCGCAGCACCATGCTGTGGATCGCGGCGATCGCCATCCTCAGCTCGCTGGCGCTGGCGGTGTCCGGGCTGGCGCTCAATATCAGCGAATTGCGGGTCGCCGACGCCAAGCTGAAAGTACTGACCCAGCGCGTGGTCGAATCGCAGGAAGAGGAACGGGCGCGGCTGTCGCGCGACTTGCACGATGGCATCAGTCAATGGCTGGTGTCGATCAAATTGCAAATCGAAGCGGGCATTATCCGCCTGACCGGCACTGCCGAACAACAAGCCAAGGCCCAAGCCACTTTCGAGCGTACCGCCGAACAACTCAATAATGTGCTGGGCGAAGTGCGCCGCATCTCGCATAATCTGCGTCCGGCGATCCTCGACGACCTGGGCCTGGCGGCGGCGCTGGAACACCTGGCCGGCGAATTCTCGGACAATAGCAGGACGCCGGTGGTATTTCGGGCCGAAGGCGGCAGCGAAGGTTTGTCGGACGTCGCCAATACCGTGCTGTTCCGCATCGCCCAGGAAGCGCTGACCAATATCGAGCGGCATGCGCAAGCGAGCCAGATCGTCATCGAACTGAGCGGATCGCCGCACCGGGTCGCATTGCGCATCGCCGACGACGGCATCGGTTTCGACACCGACGGCATCGCCTTGCACCCGAAACACGGCATCGGCTTGCGCAATATGATGGAACGGATGGAAGCGATCGGCGGCGACTTGCTGATCACTTCATCGCCGTCCGGCACGGTAGTGCTGGCGCGGGTCGACCTGACAATTTGA
- a CDS encoding putative bifunctional diguanylate cyclase/phosphodiesterase gives MLLQPVSDYLGDSAALCDAVLRLRGPALIEELGRIARAVTASPHGRYLPAAPGILAEPGYGAGLPGLEQGLIQEIRYDGQCFGHFAVCGREQYGDDERGRLASLATLTAGVLQVHSLAQRSTHAYAQVEALLQQQSQILDQIHESVLTMDLTGYITSWNKGAERLFGYTSVEAVGQNILFLYEDEDTGFHDAFAEQGGRLMEVRRRKKNGEVFWASLSLSPLCDMEERAIGLIAYLTDITERKLAEERLHHLAYYDALTGLPNRTLLTKLVDQGLTVAQRTRTHACVLFIDLNRFKLINDTLGRPIGDELLRQISQRFRGVLRDQDLVARLGGDEFAVCLLDIGQHFEASTVAQKLLASLEQPFLIDSHDLRVGASIGISVYPQDGGDAETLLRLADIAMYRAKQDGGSDSESVAFYSHEMNLGMQERMRVETGLRHALMQRQLLLHYQPKFALATGRIIGAEALVRWSHPQRGMIPPSEFIPLAEATGLVVHIGEWVLQAACAQAQAWQQAGLPPVRIAVNVSAREFTPALPVRVEQTLQRYGLEPAWLELEITESTLMNNIERVIGIMDRITELGVALSLDDFGTGYSSLSYLKRFPIDTLKIDRSFTTGIPDDGNDCAIASTIISIARQLRHKVIAEGVETVEQLAFLKSSGCDEVQGYLFSKPLPALEFEAALRENWGLDS, from the coding sequence ATGTTGCTGCAACCGGTATCAGACTACCTCGGCGACAGCGCCGCCTTGTGCGACGCGGTATTGCGCTTGCGCGGCCCGGCCCTGATCGAGGAACTGGGGCGCATCGCCCGCGCCGTCACCGCCAGCCCGCATGGCCGTTACTTGCCCGCCGCGCCTGGCATCCTGGCGGAACCCGGCTATGGCGCCGGCTTGCCCGGCCTGGAGCAGGGCTTGATCCAGGAAATCCGCTACGACGGCCAGTGTTTCGGCCACTTCGCGGTCTGCGGCCGCGAGCAATATGGCGACGACGAGCGTGGCCGGCTGGCCAGCCTGGCCACGCTGACCGCCGGCGTGCTGCAAGTGCATTCGCTGGCACAACGCTCGACCCATGCTTACGCCCAAGTCGAGGCGCTGCTGCAACAGCAATCGCAAATCCTCGACCAGATCCACGAATCCGTGCTGACGATGGACTTGACCGGCTACATCACCAGCTGGAACAAGGGCGCCGAGCGGCTGTTCGGCTACACCTCGGTGGAAGCGGTCGGGCAAAACATCCTGTTCCTGTACGAAGATGAAGACACCGGTTTCCACGACGCCTTTGCCGAACAGGGCGGGCGCCTGATGGAAGTGCGGCGCCGCAAGAAAAACGGCGAAGTGTTCTGGGCCAGCCTGTCGCTGTCGCCGCTGTGCGACATGGAGGAGCGCGCGATCGGCCTGATCGCTTACCTGACCGACATCACCGAACGCAAGCTGGCCGAAGAGCGGCTGCACCACCTGGCCTATTACGATGCGCTGACCGGCTTGCCGAACCGCACCCTGCTGACCAAGCTGGTCGACCAGGGATTGACGGTAGCGCAGCGCACCAGGACCCATGCTTGTGTGCTGTTCATCGACTTGAATCGTTTTAAGCTGATCAACGACACGCTGGGCCGGCCTATCGGCGACGAATTGCTGCGCCAGATCTCGCAACGTTTCCGCGGCGTGCTGCGCGACCAGGACCTGGTGGCGCGGCTAGGCGGCGATGAATTCGCCGTGTGCCTGCTCGACATCGGCCAGCACTTCGAAGCGAGCACCGTCGCGCAAAAATTGCTGGCTTCGCTGGAACAGCCATTCCTGATCGACAGCCATGATTTGCGCGTCGGCGCCAGCATCGGCATCAGCGTCTACCCGCAAGACGGCGGCGACGCCGAAACCCTGCTGCGCCTGGCCGACATCGCCATGTACCGCGCCAAGCAGGATGGCGGCAGCGATAGCGAATCGGTGGCCTTCTACAGCCATGAGATGAACCTCGGCATGCAAGAACGCATGCGCGTCGAAACCGGCTTGCGGCACGCGCTGATGCAGCGCCAGCTATTGCTGCACTACCAGCCGAAATTTGCGCTGGCGACCGGCCGCATCATCGGCGCCGAAGCGCTGGTGCGCTGGAGCCATCCGCAGCGCGGCATGATCCCGCCGTCCGAATTCATTCCCCTGGCCGAAGCGACCGGGCTGGTGGTGCACATCGGCGAATGGGTGCTGCAAGCGGCGTGCGCCCAGGCCCAGGCATGGCAGCAGGCCGGCTTGCCGCCGGTGCGCATCGCCGTCAACGTTTCCGCGCGCGAATTCACTCCGGCCTTGCCGGTGCGGGTGGAACAGACCCTGCAGCGCTACGGCCTGGAACCGGCGTGGCTGGAACTGGAAATCACCGAAAGCACGCTGATGAACAACATCGAGCGCGTAATCGGCATCATGGACCGCATCACCGAGCTGGGCGTGGCCTTGTCGCTGGACGACTTCGGTACCGGCTACTCCAGCCTGTCCTACCTGAAGCGCTTTCCGATCGACACCTTGAAAATCGACCGGTCCTTCACCACCGGCATCCCCGACGACGGCAACGACTGCGCGATCGCCAGCACCATCATCAGCATCGCCCGGCAACTGCGCCACAAAGTGATCGCCGAAGGCGTGGAAACGGTCGAACAACTGGCGTTTTTGAAGAGCTCAGGCTGTGATGAAGTGCAGGGTTACTTGTTTTCGAAGCCGTTGCCGGCGCTGGAATTCGAAGCGGCCTTGCGCGAGAACTGGGGCCTGGACAGCTGA
- a CDS encoding STAS-like domain-containing protein yields MITTIRVAQEFSRFPAGRFVKDGPFSGELFRRKFLEPAFRMAEKVVVDLDGARGYGSSFLEEAFGGLVRLGIPKHDVKDKLEIQASNTSLKVEILDYIDKAVPILVPH; encoded by the coding sequence ATGATCACCACAATTAGAGTAGCACAAGAATTTTCGCGATTTCCAGCAGGTCGTTTTGTAAAAGATGGCCCGTTCAGTGGCGAGCTGTTCCGTCGTAAATTTCTCGAACCGGCCTTCAGAATGGCAGAGAAGGTTGTAGTCGACCTGGACGGCGCACGCGGTTACGGCTCCTCATTTTTAGAGGAGGCATTCGGCGGATTAGTACGCTTGGGTATCCCCAAGCATGATGTAAAAGACAAGCTAGAAATACAAGCAAGCAACACAAGTCTCAAAGTGGAAATTTTGGACTACATCGATAAAGCAGTGCCAATCCTCGTGCCTCACTAA
- a CDS encoding MFS transporter: protein MTDPSSAALTREHQATDQSIRRRSLIAACGAHAIHDGLTDVIYVLLPIWQAQFSISYALVGLLRGSYSGTMAVFQLLASKLARRWGRERMLVGGTALAGLAYLIASQAGGLAVLLIALLLGGLGASTQHPLASSIVTDTHEAGGGVKQALSQYNFAGDIGKTLIPGLVGLLLLLVSWQASVTLIGLLGLAAAAALWWLLPAAEELKSDKKKSAKTINGSGSKSGLWALLTTGALDSAVRMGFLTFLPFLLKSKGTGTAGIGVALSLLFVGGAFGKLLCGYLGARIGMMKTVWITESATSLLILAVVWLPLFGVMAMLPLLGLALNGTSSVLYGVVPELAEAGKREQAFALFYTGTIGAGALAPVLFGGLGDVAGIPVAVITLAAILLLTLPLSWRVRKGLGS, encoded by the coding sequence ATGACCGATCCGAGCAGCGCAGCGCTTACCCGTGAGCACCAGGCTACAGATCAATCCATCCGGCGGCGCTCGCTGATCGCCGCTTGCGGCGCGCACGCGATACACGACGGCCTGACCGATGTCATCTATGTGCTGCTGCCGATCTGGCAGGCGCAATTTTCCATCAGCTATGCCTTGGTGGGGCTGTTACGCGGCTCTTATTCCGGGACGATGGCGGTCTTCCAGTTGCTGGCGAGCAAGCTGGCAAGGCGCTGGGGGCGGGAGCGCATGCTGGTCGGCGGGACGGCGCTGGCTGGTTTGGCTTACCTGATCGCCAGCCAGGCCGGTGGCCTGGCGGTGTTGCTGATTGCGCTGTTGCTGGGCGGGCTGGGCGCCAGTACCCAGCATCCGCTGGCGTCGTCGATCGTTACCGATACCCACGAGGCGGGCGGCGGAGTGAAGCAGGCGTTGTCGCAATATAACTTTGCCGGCGACATCGGCAAGACGCTGATACCGGGACTGGTCGGCTTGTTGCTGCTGCTTGTCAGCTGGCAGGCCAGTGTCACGCTGATCGGGCTGCTTGGCCTGGCGGCTGCTGCTGCACTGTGGTGGCTGCTTCCGGCAGCGGAGGAATTGAAGTCGGACAAGAAAAAATCCGCCAAGACCATCAATGGGAGCGGTTCGAAAAGCGGCTTATGGGCGCTGTTGACGACTGGCGCCCTGGATAGCGCGGTACGGATGGGATTTCTGACCTTTTTGCCATTCCTGTTGAAAAGCAAAGGCACCGGCACTGCGGGCATCGGTGTGGCGCTGTCCTTATTGTTTGTCGGTGGTGCGTTCGGCAAGTTATTGTGCGGCTATCTGGGTGCACGCATCGGCATGATGAAGACGGTATGGATCACCGAGTCCGCCACGTCGCTGCTGATACTGGCCGTGGTATGGTTGCCGCTGTTCGGCGTCATGGCCATGCTGCCGCTGCTGGGACTGGCGTTGAATGGAACGTCTTCCGTGCTGTATGGCGTGGTGCCGGAATTGGCCGAAGCGGGCAAGCGGGAGCAAGCTTTCGCGCTGTTCTATACCGGCACCATCGGCGCTGGTGCGCTGGCGCCGGTATTGTTTGGCGGGCTGGGCGATGTGGCAGGCATTCCTGTCGCCGTGATCACGCTGGCGGCGATCTTGCTGTTGACATTGCCATTGTCGTGGCGGGTGCGGAAGGGATTGGGGAGCTGA
- a CDS encoding PLP-dependent aminotransferase family protein, translating into MSQLKTMQDENLPIWLPRLAGNKGPRFLQIADALQAAVADGSLTPGERLPPQRQLAAQLDVDLTTITRAYDEARRRNLLEGRGARGTYVAAPKVELNAILDLSMNTPPAPDGVDFDDMLKQGLSQVLMRADNELLMTYHLGGGSDSDRKAGAKWLAPMFGHLDSGQLLVCPGAQAAIAALILALTEPGDVILAEPTSYPGLRAAAAQFGRHIIAVEADQHGMVPELLEAACRQHKPGLVYLNPTLQNPTAITMPERRRKELASIAQRCNVRIVEDDPYWLLADAPPPPIATFAPEQVIYISTLSKCLTPGLRVAFVLIRDRHERERFLVALRSFALMVAPLTAALATQWILDGSADRLMEGVRKEARLRHRMARDILAGRYSGFDDGLHVWLELPAYWNSSQLARAADKEGIAVTPAEAFATGSGHVNAIRISLGCIKDRGRLQAGLQRLSQLLARRPEGFGGAVV; encoded by the coding sequence ATGTCCCAGTTAAAAACCATGCAAGATGAAAATTTACCCATCTGGTTGCCGCGATTGGCCGGGAACAAAGGGCCACGCTTTTTGCAGATTGCGGATGCGTTGCAGGCGGCGGTGGCAGACGGATCTTTGACCCCGGGTGAGCGCCTGCCTCCGCAGCGCCAGTTGGCAGCACAGCTGGACGTCGACCTGACGACGATCACGCGCGCATACGACGAAGCCAGACGCCGCAACTTGTTGGAGGGCCGCGGCGCCCGGGGCACCTATGTCGCGGCGCCGAAAGTCGAGTTGAACGCTATCCTCGACCTGAGCATGAATACCCCGCCAGCGCCGGATGGCGTGGACTTCGACGACATGTTGAAACAAGGTTTGTCTCAAGTATTGATGAGGGCAGATAATGAATTGCTGATGACTTACCACTTGGGCGGGGGAAGCGACTCCGACCGCAAGGCCGGAGCCAAATGGCTGGCACCGATGTTTGGACATCTGGATTCAGGGCAGCTGCTTGTCTGTCCGGGTGCGCAAGCGGCGATCGCCGCATTGATCCTTGCGCTGACGGAGCCTGGCGATGTCATCCTGGCAGAGCCGACGAGTTATCCCGGCTTGCGTGCCGCGGCCGCCCAATTCGGCCGGCACATCATTGCGGTGGAAGCGGACCAGCACGGGATGGTGCCTGAACTGCTTGAGGCAGCGTGCCGCCAGCACAAGCCCGGGCTGGTCTACCTCAATCCGACATTACAGAACCCGACCGCCATCACCATGCCGGAACGCCGGCGCAAGGAGCTCGCCAGCATCGCGCAGCGCTGCAATGTACGCATCGTCGAGGACGATCCCTACTGGCTCCTTGCCGATGCCCCGCCACCGCCGATTGCCACGTTTGCCCCGGAACAGGTGATCTACATCTCAACCCTGTCGAAATGCCTGACGCCCGGCTTGCGTGTCGCCTTCGTGCTGATACGCGACCGGCACGAACGCGAACGTTTCCTGGTCGCGCTCAGATCATTTGCGCTGATGGTCGCGCCTCTGACGGCCGCACTGGCCACGCAGTGGATACTCGACGGTTCGGCTGACCGCTTGATGGAAGGCGTACGCAAGGAGGCGCGCCTGCGCCACCGGATGGCCCGGGATATTCTGGCGGGGCGCTACAGCGGCTTTGATGACGGCCTGCATGTATGGCTCGAGTTGCCGGCGTATTGGAACTCCTCGCAGCTTGCGCGTGCAGCCGACAAGGAGGGCATCGCAGTCACGCCGGCGGAGGCATTCGCCACCGGCAGCGGACACGTGAATGCCATTCGGATCTCTTTGGGGTGTATCAAGGACAGGGGGCGCTTGCAGGCAGGGCTTCAGCGGCTGTCTCAGTTGCTGGCGCGGCGGCCGGAGGGGTTTGGGGGGGCGGTGGTTTAG
- a CDS encoding response regulator — translation MKQVIRILLVDDHPLVRDGLRARLEAVPHFDVVAEAGGAEEALEQARQHNIELVLMDINMRGINGIDATALFKAAFPAIAVLILSMHDKLEYVSQAIQAGARGYVLKDAPGKDIVFAIETVMSGGIYYSAALAQQLARPLIHDTHLTVREHQVLQHIAAGQSNKQIARELDLSVRTVETHRLNIKRKLGIEGQAELIKYAVEHAQFDG, via the coding sequence ATGAAGCAAGTCATCCGAATCCTGCTGGTCGACGATCATCCGCTGGTGCGCGACGGCTTGCGCGCACGCCTCGAAGCCGTGCCGCATTTCGACGTGGTGGCGGAAGCGGGCGGCGCCGAAGAGGCGCTGGAACAGGCGCGCCAGCACAATATCGAGCTGGTCTTGATGGACATTAATATGCGCGGCATCAACGGCATCGATGCGACGGCGTTGTTCAAGGCGGCCTTTCCCGCCATCGCGGTGCTGATACTGTCGATGCACGACAAGCTGGAATATGTGTCGCAGGCAATACAGGCCGGCGCGCGCGGCTACGTGCTGAAGGATGCGCCGGGCAAGGATATCGTGTTCGCGATCGAGACCGTGATGTCCGGCGGCATCTATTACAGCGCCGCACTGGCCCAGCAACTGGCGCGTCCGCTGATCCACGACACCCACCTGACGGTGCGCGAACACCAGGTCTTGCAGCATATCGCGGCCGGCCAGTCGAACAAGCAGATTGCCCGCGAACTGGACTTGAGCGTGCGCACCGTCGAAACCCACCGTTTGAACATCAAGCGCAAGTTGGGCATCGAGGGGCAGGCTGAACTGATCAAATATGCGGTCGAGCATGCCCAGTTCGATGGCTGA
- a CDS encoding addiction module antidote protein: MAQDNIDTAFALADLKALGLTEFDPADYLTSPKAIAHYMSEIAATGNADLLQSAMNDVVRAHGMSKVAKEAQITREGAYKALRKGSKPRLETVMALLNAMGMQFAIVPKAHGSKALAA, translated from the coding sequence ATGGCCCAAGATAACATCGACACCGCTTTCGCCCTCGCCGACCTGAAAGCGCTCGGCTTGACTGAGTTCGACCCGGCCGACTATCTGACCAGCCCGAAAGCGATCGCACATTACATGAGCGAGATCGCAGCAACCGGCAACGCTGACCTGTTGCAATCGGCAATGAACGATGTCGTCCGCGCGCATGGCATGAGCAAGGTCGCAAAAGAGGCGCAGATCACCCGCGAGGGCGCGTACAAGGCACTACGCAAAGGTAGCAAGCCGCGCCTCGAAACCGTGATGGCCTTGCTCAATGCGATGGGCATGCAGTTCGCCATCGTTCCCAAGGCCCACGGCAGCAAGGCTCTGGCGGCATAG
- a CDS encoding HDOD domain-containing protein, translating into MAVILHLPLQASDAALSMLLSAGDVFAALAPLQLIVTLSDPCGLSDSVLAALPARRTLLRIPSAVAAGKPVQQRCLALADDGYRILLDGAAGMTALKMGAHGTSIDSRGDLPSLHQLLALPGPHLVHQVDSATRLAECRGGGFSWFAGEHALHAARNRGNPDDGTSRKRLLTLLALLARDADAPELALQLRQDPSLSYHLLKLANSAAFGLSIPISNFEQAITLLGRRQLQRWLQLLLYARQQEDGGNHALLPLAAVRAAHMEALCKYHGGDRDQQDLAFMAGVFSLLDVLLGIPMEQILAVLKLDPEVALALRERGGELGRLLVLAESGHAIADMSPEVLAGAGIDAETYWRSLLEAYQWAIQVSRNL; encoded by the coding sequence GTGGCCGTCATATTGCACTTGCCGTTGCAGGCAAGCGATGCCGCGCTGTCGATGCTGCTCAGCGCAGGCGATGTGTTCGCCGCGTTGGCGCCGCTGCAATTGATCGTTACGCTGAGCGATCCGTGCGGCTTGAGCGACAGTGTGCTGGCCGCGCTGCCGGCCCGGCGCACCCTGTTGCGTATTCCCTCCGCTGTGGCCGCCGGCAAACCGGTACAACAGCGCTGCCTGGCACTGGCCGACGACGGCTACCGGATCTTGCTCGACGGCGCGGCCGGCATGACGGCGCTCAAGATGGGCGCGCACGGGACCAGCATCGATAGCCGCGGCGACTTGCCCAGCCTGCATCAACTGCTGGCCTTGCCCGGCCCGCACCTGGTGCACCAGGTCGACAGCGCCACGCGCCTGGCCGAATGCCGCGGCGGCGGCTTTTCGTGGTTTGCCGGCGAGCACGCGCTGCATGCGGCGCGCAATAGGGGCAATCCCGACGACGGCACTTCGCGCAAGCGCCTGCTGACCTTGCTGGCCTTGCTGGCGCGCGACGCCGATGCGCCCGAACTGGCGCTGCAGCTCAGGCAAGATCCATCGCTGTCCTATCACTTGCTGAAACTGGCCAACTCGGCGGCGTTCGGGCTCAGCATCCCGATCAGTAATTTTGAACAAGCGATCACCTTGCTGGGCCGGCGTCAATTGCAGCGCTGGCTGCAACTGCTGCTGTACGCGCGGCAGCAAGAAGATGGCGGCAACCATGCCTTGCTGCCGCTGGCGGCGGTGCGCGCGGCGCACATGGAAGCGCTGTGCAAATACCACGGCGGCGACCGCGACCAGCAAGACCTGGCCTTCATGGCCGGCGTGTTTTCGCTGCTGGATGTGTTGCTGGGCATACCGATGGAGCAGATCCTGGCCGTGCTCAAGCTCGATCCCGAAGTCGCGCTGGCGTTGCGCGAGCGGGGCGGCGAGCTGGGACGTTTGCTGGTGCTGGCTGAAAGCGGCCATGCGATTGCCGATATGTCCCCCGAGGTGCTGGCTGGCGCCGGCATCGATGCTGAAACCTATTGGCGCAGCCTGCTGGAGGCTTATCAATGGGCAATCCAGGTCAGCCGGAACCTGTAA
- a CDS encoding YnfA family protein, producing MEWTAITRTFALFTATAVAELVGCYLPMLWLGGKASAWLLLPAAISLMMFVWLLTLHPAASGRVYATYGAIYIATALIWLWLVDGVTPAWTDVAGVGLALAGAAVIAMGSRAA from the coding sequence ATGGAATGGACCGCCATCACCCGCACTTTTGCATTATTTACGGCAACTGCCGTCGCGGAGCTGGTCGGTTGTTATCTGCCGATGCTGTGGCTGGGCGGTAAGGCCAGCGCCTGGCTGCTGCTGCCGGCCGCCATCAGCCTGATGATGTTCGTCTGGCTGCTGACCTTGCACCCGGCCGCCAGCGGCCGCGTCTACGCCACGTATGGCGCGATTTATATCGCCACCGCACTGATCTGGCTGTGGCTGGTGGACGGCGTGACGCCGGCATGGACCGATGTTGCCGGCGTCGGCCTGGCACTGGCCGGCGCGGCCGTGATTGCCATGGGCAGCAGGGCTGCCTGA
- a CDS encoding DUF6713 family protein yields MTKSYLATMVLLVLHQIDAAYWREWEMFHLPGGIQGFLLFNILVVPLVFLGYQHVILSSPKAFVSAAGCAALGIATFVIHAGFAVTGHEQFQLPLSMAIIVLCLASGLWLLWELRGFRSSKAVADGRRDAICRSER; encoded by the coding sequence ATGACTAAAAGCTACTTGGCAACGATGGTACTGCTCGTTTTACACCAAATCGACGCCGCTTACTGGAGAGAGTGGGAAATGTTCCATCTTCCAGGCGGGATTCAGGGTTTTCTGCTATTCAATATATTAGTCGTGCCGCTGGTGTTCCTGGGCTATCAGCATGTGATTTTATCGAGCCCCAAAGCGTTTGTTTCGGCGGCTGGCTGCGCGGCGTTGGGGATTGCGACGTTTGTGATACATGCGGGTTTTGCTGTGACAGGGCATGAGCAATTTCAGTTGCCGCTTTCGATGGCGATTATCGTGCTGTGCTTGGCGAGTGGCTTGTGGTTGTTGTGGGAGTTGAGGGGTTTCAGGTCGAGCAAGGCTGTGGCTGATGGCAGGCGCGATGCTATTTGCCGAAGCGAACGCTGA
- a CDS encoding zinc-binding alcohol dehydrogenase family protein: MKAIAYRKSLPIAQADSLIDIELPVPVAAGHDLLVEVRAVSVNPVDTKIRKNRNPAEGEVQVLGWDASGVVKAVGPDVTLFQVGDKVWYAGSIARAGTNSEWHLVDERITGHMPASLDFAAAAALPLTAITAWELLFERLEVSRDTSATGKSLLVIGAAGGVGSILVQLARQLTGLTVIGTASRPDTAAWVQQLGAHHVIDHTKPLADEIKRTGLPPVNYVISLNQTDSHFDQIVELIAPQGKFGLIDDPELIDVRKFKGKSVSLHWELMFTRSLFQTDDMQKQHDLLNQVAKLVDAGTIKTTLAERFGKIDAANLKRAHALLESNKAKGKIVLEGF, translated from the coding sequence ATGAAAGCAATTGCCTATCGTAAATCCCTGCCAATCGCACAGGCCGACTCGCTGATCGACATCGAATTACCGGTTCCGGTCGCCGCAGGCCATGACTTGCTGGTCGAAGTCAGAGCCGTGTCGGTCAATCCGGTCGACACCAAGATCCGCAAGAACCGTAATCCGGCCGAAGGCGAGGTGCAAGTGCTGGGCTGGGACGCCAGCGGCGTCGTCAAGGCCGTCGGCCCGGACGTGACGCTGTTCCAGGTCGGCGACAAGGTCTGGTATGCCGGTTCGATCGCCCGCGCCGGCACCAATAGCGAATGGCACCTGGTCGATGAGCGCATCACCGGCCACATGCCCGCCTCGCTGGATTTCGCGGCGGCCGCCGCGCTGCCATTGACCGCCATTACCGCTTGGGAATTATTGTTCGAGCGCCTAGAAGTGAGCCGCGACACCAGCGCTACCGGCAAATCACTGCTGGTGATCGGTGCGGCCGGCGGCGTCGGCTCAATACTGGTGCAACTGGCGCGCCAGTTAACCGGCCTGACCGTGATCGGCACCGCATCGCGGCCGGATACGGCGGCATGGGTCCAGCAACTGGGCGCGCACCACGTGATCGACCACACCAAGCCGCTGGCGGACGAAATCAAACGGACCGGCTTGCCGCCGGTGAATTACGTGATCAGCCTGAACCAGACCGACAGCCACTTCGACCAGATCGTCGAACTGATCGCACCGCAGGGAAAATTCGGCCTGATCGACGACCCGGAGCTGATCGACGTGCGCAAATTCAAGGGCAAGAGCGTGTCGCTGCACTGGGAATTGATGTTCACCCGCTCGCTGTTCCAGACCGACGATATGCAAAAACAGCATGATTTATTGAATCAAGTAGCCAAACTGGTCGACGCCGGCACCATCAAGACCACGCTGGCTGAGCGCTTCGGCAAGATCGACGCGGCCAACCTGAAACGCGCCCATGCTCTGCTGGAAAGCAACAAAGCCAAGGGCAAGATCGTGCTGGAAGGGTTTTAA